From Serinus canaria isolate serCan28SL12 chromosome 26, serCan2020, whole genome shotgun sequence, one genomic window encodes:
- the NRAS gene encoding GTPase NRas, whose amino-acid sequence MTEYKLVVVGAGGVGKSALTIQLIQNHFVDEYDPTIEDSYRKQVVIDGETCLLDILDTAGQEEYSAMRDQYMRTGEGFLCVFAINNSKSFADINLYREQIKRVKDSDDVPMVLVGNKCDLPTRTVDTKQAQELAKSYGIPFIETSAKTRQGVEDAFYTLVREIRQYRMKKLNSSEDGNQGCMGLSCLVM is encoded by the exons ATGACCGAGTACAAGCTGGTGGTGGTGGGCGCCGGCGGCGTGGGCAAGAGCGCGCTGACCATCCAGCTTATCCAGAACCACTTCGTGGACGAATACGACCCCACCATCGAG GACTCGTACCGCAAGCAGGTGGTGATCGATGGCGAGACGTGCCTGCTGGACATCCTGGACACGGCGGGGCAGGAGGAGTACAGCGCCATGAGGGACCAGTACATGAGGACAGGGGAGGGATTCCTCTGCGTCTTCGCCATCAACAACAGCAAATCCTTCGCCGACATCAACCTCTACAG AGAACAGATCAAGAGAGTGAAGGACTCAGATGACGTGCCCATGGTGCTGGTGGGGAACAAGTGTGATCTGCCCACGAGGACAGTGGACACAAAACAGGCCCAAGAACTGGCAAAAAGCTACGGAATCCCCTTCATAGAGACCTCTGCAAAAACGAGACAG GGTGTGGAAGATGCTTTTTACACCCTGGTGAGGGAGATCCGGCAGTACCGGATGAAGAAGCTCAACAGCAGCGAGGATGGGAACCAGGGCTGCATGGGACTGTCCTGCCTTGTCATGTGA
- the AMPD1 gene encoding AMP deaminase 1 — protein MSRVRIPAEQKQLDESLRSFAEKVFASEVKDEEVRGEISHFDVEDVCPISRTEMTVHMMLQEASSAVEMRRKKLIRMKTMKTTALAPPVAPGAVPSLPAATEEATSICPQYQAVPDFQRVQITGDYASGVTVEDFEVVCRGLYRALCIREKNMQQSLQRFPKTPSQYLRSIEGEPWKPSDLGPVFTPPVKEGQDPLDSGNLPEDLGYHVQMKDGIVYVYADKAAADRNEPKDLPYPILENFVDDMNFLLVLIAQGPVKTYAHRRLKFLSSKFQVHEMLNEMEEMKELKNNPHRDFYNCRKVDTHIHAAACMNQKHLLRFIKKSYCVDANRVVYNAQGKQLTLKQLFQQLKLHPYDLTVDSLDVHAGRQTFQRFDKFNDKYNPVGASELRDLYLKTENAINGEYFATIIKEVGSDLEDAKYQHTEPRLSIYGRSPEEWPKLARWFNTHRVYSPNMKWMIQVPRIYDVFRSKNFLPHFGKMLEYIFVPVFEATVNPQAHKELSVFLRHITGFDSVDDESKHSGHMFSTKSPKPEEWTSQKNPSYTYYIYYMYANILVLNNLRRQRGMNTFLFRPHCGEAGAITHLLAAFMTADNISHGLNLKKSPVLQYLYFLARIPIAMSPLSNNSLFLEYAKNPLLDFHQKGLMVSLSTDDPMQFHYTKEPLMEEYAIAAQVFKLSTCDMCEIARNSVLQCGLSHEEKVKFLGEKYEEDGPDGNDIRKTNVAQIRVAYRYETWCYELNLIAEGLKNE, from the exons ATGTCTCGGGTGAGAATTCCAG cagaacaaaaac AGCTGGACGAGTCCCTGCGCTCCTTCGCCGAGAAGGTCTTTGCCTCCGAGGTGAAGGATGAGGAGGTCAGGGGGGAAATCTCTCACTTTGATGTGGAAGATGTCTGCCCCATCTCCCGGACGGAAATGACAGTGCACATGATGCTCCAGGAGGCCAGCTCCGCCGTGGAAATGCG CAGGAAGAAGCTGATCCGCATGAAGACCATGAAGACGACAGCGCTGGCACCGCCCGTGGCCCcgggggctgtccccagcctgcctgctgccacCGAGGAGGCCACCTCCATCTGCCCCCAGTACCAGGCTGTGCCCGACTTCCAGCGGGTGCAGATCACTGGGGATTATGCCTCTGGG GTGACAGTGGAAGACTTTGAGGTGGTGTGCAGGGGCCTGTACCGGGCGCTGTGCATCCGGGAGAAGAACATGCAGCAGTCGCTGCAGAGGTTCCCCAAGACGCCCTCGCAGTACCTGCGCTCCATCGAGGGCGAGCCCTGGAAACCCAGTGACCTTGGCCCAG TGTTCACTCCACCAGTGAAGGAAGGACAGGACCCCCTCGACAGCGGGAACCTCCCTGAGGACCTGGGATACCACGTGCAGATGAAGGATGGGATAGTTTATGTCTATGCAGacaaggcagcagctgacagaaacGAGCCAAAGGACCTGCCCTACCCCATCCTCGAGAACTTCGTTGATGACATGAACTTCCTCTTGGTCCTGATTGCACAGGGGCCTGT GAAGACCTACGCTCACCGGCGCCTCAAGTTCCTCTCGTCCAAGTTCCAAGTGCATGAAATGCTCAATGAGATGGAGGAGATGAAGGAGCTGAAGAACAACCCCCACCGTGACTTCTACAACTGCAGGAAG GTGGACACACACATCCATGCTGCAGCCTGCATGAACCAGAAGCACCTTCTGCGTTTCATCAAGAAATCTTACTGTGTGGATGCCAACCGCGTGGTCTACAACGCCCAGGGCAAACAGCTCACCctgaaacagcttttccagcagctcaaaCTGCACCCCTACGACCTGACAGTGGATTCCCTGGATGTCCATGCT ggccgGCAGACGTTCCAGCGCTTTGACAAGTTCAATGACAAGTACAACCCCGTGGGGGCCAGCGAGCTGAGGGACCTCTACCTGAAGACAGAGAACGCCATCAACGGCGAGTACTTTGCTACCATCATCAAG GAGGTTGGCTCTGACCTGGAGGATGCCAAGTaccagcacacagagccccGGCTCTCGATCTACGGGCGGTCGCCTGAGGAGTGGCCCAAGCTGGCCAGGTGGTTCAACACCCACCGGGTCTATTCCCCCAACATGAAGTGGATGATCCAAGTGCCCAGGATTTA TGATGTGTTCAGGTCTAAGAATTTCCTCCCCCACTTTGGGAAAATGCTGGAATACATCTTTGTTCCTGTGTTTGAGGCAACAGTCAATCCCCAAGCCCACAAGGAGCTGAGTGTCTTTCTACGCCAC ATCACGGGCTTTGACAGTGTGGATGATGAATCCAAGCACAGTGGACACATGTTCAGCACTAAAAGCCCAAAACCAGAGGAGTGGACTTCCCAGAAGAACCCATCCTACACCTACTACATCTACTACATGTATGCCAACATCCTGGTGCTGAACAACCTGCGCAG gcagcgTGGCATGAACACATTCCTGTTCCGCCCGCACTGCGGCGAGGCCGGGGCCATCACACACCTGCTGGCAGCCTTCATGACAGCTGATAACATCTCCCATGGGCTCAACCTCAAGAAG agcccagtgctgcaGTACCTGTACTTCCTTGCCAGAATTCCCATTGCCATGTCCCCGCTGAGCAACAACAGCCTCTTCCTGGAGTACGCCAAGAACCCCTTGCTTGACTTCCACCAGAAAGGGCTCATGGTGTCCCTTTCTACAGACGACCCCATGCAGTTTCACTACACCAAG gagcctCTCATGGAGGAGTACGCCATCGCTGCCCAGGTGTTCAAGCTCAGCACCTGTGACATGTGTGAGATCGCAAGGAACAGCGTCCTGCAGTGCGGCCTGTCCCACGAG GAGAAAGTGAAGTTCCTGGGTGAAAAATACGAGGAAGACGGGCCCGATGGCAATGACATTCGGAAGACGAACGTGGCCCAGATCCGCGTGGCCTATCGCTACGAGACCTGGTGCTACGAGCTCAACCTCATCGCCGAGGGGCTGAAGAACGAATAG